The following are encoded in a window of Psilocybe cubensis strain MGC-MH-2018 chromosome 4, whole genome shotgun sequence genomic DNA:
- a CDS encoding Mechanosensitive ion channel protein Msy1 — MPSRHNNHAPADEASHFLASRSTSADDMVQGILKNPNRGPAGLDLREYQAAANFPLSSQAPPGYISRDISSSSLNNVIQQEKRDQLHSDTVDISLNDHDDHKHRPPKIVQFPEGFDKPTPLPYPLSTHDSDIMSSRASSIAGTDDDSEDYDWSDEEDLVDEEAKYSKQMGSKPPRRGWGFRRIISLLFSSLIGSTLLSAILVTPALLVHFFWFKPDPSDHRRYVRDNVQAWFFWAASNVLISWYLAMIIDIIPILFRFFISAVWGHVSESIKTKIETYDSVKDTAKPAFYAGSTWASWVIIFVHIYKLYDQNEPEKSRARYTIRLSPVVEFFFFLVLVWCAQGMLSHFIAFSFHRTAYKERIESVEKTLVVIEKLRQYRPKYPASTPNFKSGARTPIFGHLGISPFSDKQHSKALTGALKNVGPHPTRSNTDVDFRDDDAHDGDVEDGDRTLINSPHRKHRKWFGSQSSADEPTPSSKHKLHSTTHRSKGKDKVKVKDETITKDGMEVEIEMSPMSPSKGQVYSATAPTMPSHLNPHRYPPTSDSPRQSLDGGTDRAIRQAAKVVKTALMHDARNLAGKDGTMDGLAWNVNSSHEAKRLAKSIYMRLKNSGRTWLIPSDFYPAFPDHASAEEAFKVFDKDNNGDLSRAELKTAVLKVYRERRFLSRSMRDVGEALATLNRILLILAGIVLFFIALSVFNVNVGESLSSVYTLGIAASFIFKNAASSAFDSIMLLFVTHPYDTGDRVIIGQENLVVKKVGLFATVFTRSDGTETYYFNSQLFNQFILNVRRSGKTFENLTMQVAWTTPLTKLDALEKCLNTWLSTEENRWFEPSTSITLQNIAFQRYLELTIGIGHNGNWQNWGLRNARKTAFHAAVQYYCKQLGIVGYEAPLPIVYANPQTMKYEPPSQNYEEVRSPMADTPLTADELRQEAVEAEVAAKAMKPTLGFLPPLEDRSSRLMARKSRHKKANLGAGNADC; from the exons ATGCCTAGTCGTCACAACAACCATGCCCCAGCCGACGAGGCTTCCCATTTTCTTGCCTCTCGGTCTACCTCCGCCGACGATATGGTCCAGGGAATCTTGAAAAATCCTAATCGTGGTCCAGCTGGCCTTGACCTTCGTGAATATCAAGCAGCTGCAAATTTCCCTCTTTCTTCACAGGCTCCTCCCGGGTACATCTCCCGTGATATATCCTCGTCCAGTTTGAACAATGTCATCCAGCAAGAGAAGCGCGACCAGCTGCACTCCGACACCGTCGACATCTCCCTGAACGATCATGATGACCACAAGCATCGGCCTCCGAAAATTGTCCAGTTTCCAGAAGGCTTTGATAAACCAACACCTTTGCCATATCCATTATCTACCCATGATTCGGACATCATGAGCTCTCGTGCTTCGTCTATAGCTGGTACTGACGACGATTCCGAGGACTATGATTGGTCGGACGAGGAAGATCTTGTTGACGAGGAGGCAAAATATAGCAAGCAGATGGGCAGCAAGCCGCCACGTAGAGGCTGGGGGTTTCGCAG AATCATCTCACTGCTCTTCTCTTCCCTGATCGGGTCGACTTTATTATCCGCCATACTGGTCACACCTGCATTGCTTGTACACTTTTTCTGGTTCAAACCAGACCCTTCAGACCACCGCCGATATGTCAGAGACAATGTCCAGGCATGGTTTTTCTGGGCAGCATCCAACGTCTTGATATCGTGGTACCTTGCCATGATCATTGACATAATTCCTATCCTGTTCCGCTTTTTCATTTCGGCAGTATGGGGCCACGTTTCCGAATCTATCAAAACGAAAATAGAAACCTACGACTCTGTCAAGGACACCGCCAAACCTGCATTTTATGCCGGAAGTACGTGGGCTAGTTGGGTGATCATATTCGTTCATATCTACAAACTATACGACCAAAACGAACCTGAAAAGAGTAGGGCCCGTTACACGATTCGG TTATCCCCAGTTGTTgaattctttttctttctggttCTTGTTTGGTGTGCCCAGGGCATGCTATCTCACTTTATTG CTTTTTCCTTTCACCGTACGGCATACAAAGAGCGCATTGAAAGCGTCGAAAAGACTCTGGTAGTCATCGAGAAACTCCGCCAGTACCGTCCCAAATACCCTGCATCAACGCCCAACTTCAAATCAGGAGCAAGGACTCCCATTTTTGGACATCTTGGAATCTCTCCCTTTTCTGATAAACAACACTCCAAAGCACTCACCGGGGCCTTGAAAAACGTCGGCCCACACCCAACGCGCTCAAATACAGATGTCGATTTTCGTGACGACGACGCACATGACGGTGATGTGGAAGATGGTGATCGCACCCTGATCAATTCACCTCACCGTAAACACAGGAAATGGTTTGGATCACAGTCTAGTGCAGATGAACCCACTCCTTCCAGTAAGCACAAGTTGCATTCAACAACCCACCGTTCCAAAGGTAAagacaaagtcaaagtcaaagatgAAACCATAACAAAAGATGGCATGGAGGTTGAAATCGAGATGTCACCCATGTCTCCTTCGAAGGGGCAGGTGTACTCGGCTACAGCCCCGACAATGCCCAGCCATCTGAACCCGCATCGATACCCACCCACTTCTGATTCCCCGCGACAGAGTTTGGACGGGGGTACGGATAGAGCTATCAGGCAGGCTGCAAAGGTCGTCAAAACTGCCTTGATGCATGACGCTCGCAATCTCGCTGGTAAAGACGGAACGATGGACGGTCTAGCATGGAATGTCAATTCTTCACACGAAGCAAAG AGACTGGCAAAGTCCATCTACATGCGACTCAAGAACAGCGGCCGGACTTGGCTCATACCTTCCGACTTTTACCCTGCATTCCCAGACCACGCCTCAGCCGAAGAGGCCTTCAAAGTGTTTGACAAAGACAACAATGGCGACCTCTCGCGTGCAGAGCTTAAAACGGCGGTGCTCAAAGTCTACAGGGAGCGACGATTCCTTTCGCGGTCAATGCGCGACGTGGGCGAGGCTTTGGCGACCCTAAATAGGATTCTGTTGATCCTCGCAGGAATCGTCTTGTTTTTCATTGCATTAAGTgtattcaatgtcaatgttggCGAGTCTCTCTCGAGTGTGTACACTCTTGGTATCGCCGCGAGCTTTATCTTCAAGAATGCGGCCAGCTCTGCGTTCGATTCGATCATGCTGTTGTTTGTGACGCA TCCTTATGATACTGGTGACCGTGTTATCATTGGAC AGGAAAACCTTGTCGTCAAGAAGGTTGGCTTATTCGCCACTGTATTTACTCGTTCAGACGGCACGGAAACCTACTATTTCAACAGCCAATTGTTCAATCAATTTAT CCTCAATGTCAGGCGGAGTGGTAAAACATTCGAGAATTTAACCATGCAAGTGGCTTGGACTACACCCCTTACGAAGCTTGATGCACTTGAGAAATGTTTGAATACCTGGTTATCGACGGAAGAGAACCGTTGGTTTGAGCCGAGCACAAGTATAACCCTCCAGAATATCGCTTTCCAAAGGTATCTGGAGCTGACTATTGGAATCGGGCATAATGG AAACTGGCAGAATTGGGGTCTTCGGAATGCACGCAAGACGGCGTTCCACGCGGCCGTGCAATACTACTGCAAACAACTCGGAATCGTAGGGTACGAAGCGCCTCTGCCCATCGTGTACGCGAACCCACAGACGATGAAGTACGAGCCTCCGAGTCAAAATTATGAGGAAGTGCGGTCACCGATGGCCGACACACCTCTCACTGCGGATGAACTCCGGCAGGAAGctgtggaggcggaggtcGCTGCTAAGGCGATGAAGCCGACACTTGGATTTTTGCCTCCACTGGAAGACCGCTCGTCGCGCCTTATGGCACGGAAGAGTCGGCATAAGAAGGCTAACCTTGGTGCTGGCAATGCGGATTGTTGA